From Chryseobacterium salivictor, a single genomic window includes:
- the lepB gene encoding signal peptidase I codes for MNYFLTYSIYVVILSLLMGISTWKLFKKMGYNPLFAFVPFYNYFIILKETEHSKWWVVLSYVPIVGPIMMTAFHLFLMRHFGKKSFVQTLLTILLPFIYLAAVNYSKDPEVEKEDDLYLTEEELASKKKDTFTGSITFAVVFATIIHVFFTQPFGIPTGSMERTLLVGDFLFVNKWSYGFRMPMRPVALPFLQGTIMDTGQKGNPKDDPKSYVDAIKLPYSRILQLKKPQRHDIVVFNYPQDSVHTAIDRKDPYVKRCVAVAGDLLEMRAGRLFINGKPEVILGDQQLQHKYIATTGSQLDIPALYKTYGFLPVQEIQTQNGFMYDFQGLTDQTAREIKALPQIIDLKEHIWEKDSAAVSYKANAARDAYTKNIDTTQSIFPINKKWNQDWYGPLRIPKKGDVVTLNQDTLPEYQWIISEYEHHHLENKNGKIFIDGKEATQYTIQQDYYMMIGDNRDASLDARFFGFVPEENIVGSPMFTWLSVQGLFKDSGSSYQADTKIRWDRMFKATNTGELHKTSYWWVAALILGLFFGWDFIVKLFKKKKEEQ; via the coding sequence ATGAATTACTTTCTTACCTATTCGATTTACGTTGTCATCCTTTCTTTACTGATGGGGATTTCTACGTGGAAACTTTTTAAGAAAATGGGTTACAATCCGCTTTTTGCGTTTGTTCCGTTTTATAATTACTTCATTATCTTAAAAGAAACTGAACATTCAAAATGGTGGGTGGTTTTATCGTATGTTCCGATTGTCGGGCCGATTATGATGACGGCTTTCCATTTGTTTTTAATGAGGCATTTCGGCAAAAAGTCTTTTGTACAGACTTTGTTGACGATCCTGCTTCCGTTTATTTATTTGGCGGCGGTTAATTATTCGAAAGATCCCGAAGTGGAGAAAGAAGACGATCTGTATTTGACAGAAGAAGAATTAGCATCTAAAAAGAAAGATACTTTTACCGGTTCTATTACCTTTGCGGTTGTTTTTGCCACCATTATTCACGTCTTCTTTACCCAACCGTTCGGGATTCCGACCGGTTCTATGGAGAGAACGCTTCTGGTCGGAGATTTCTTATTTGTAAATAAATGGTCCTACGGTTTCAGAATGCCGATGCGGCCGGTAGCACTGCCATTCCTGCAGGGAACCATTATGGATACGGGACAAAAAGGAAACCCGAAAGATGATCCCAAATCGTATGTTGATGCCATCAAACTTCCTTACAGCAGGATTTTGCAGTTAAAGAAACCGCAGAGACACGATATCGTAGTGTTCAATTATCCCCAGGATTCTGTGCACACGGCCATTGACCGGAAAGATCCTTACGTGAAAAGATGTGTCGCCGTCGCCGGAGACTTGCTTGAGATGAGAGCCGGCCGACTTTTCATTAATGGAAAACCCGAAGTTATTTTAGGAGACCAGCAGTTGCAGCATAAGTACATCGCGACCACCGGGAGCCAGCTGGATATCCCGGCACTGTATAAAACTTATGGCTTTTTACCGGTTCAGGAAATCCAGACGCAGAACGGTTTCATGTATGATTTTCAGGGATTAACCGATCAGACCGCGAGAGAAATAAAAGCCCTTCCACAGATTATCGACCTCAAAGAACATATTTGGGAAAAAGATTCCGCAGCGGTTTCTTATAAAGCAAATGCGGCCAGAGATGCCTATACCAAAAACATCGATACTACCCAATCGATTTTCCCCATTAATAAAAAGTGGAATCAGGATTGGTACGGTCCGCTGAGAATCCCGAAAAAAGGCGATGTCGTAACTTTAAATCAGGACACTTTACCCGAATATCAGTGGATTATATCAGAATATGAACACCATCATTTAGAAAATAAAAACGGAAAAATATTTATCGACGGCAAAGAAGCCACCCAATATACCATTCAGCAGGATTATTACATGATGATCGGTGATAACCGGGATGCGTCTCTGGATGCACGGTTTTTCGGCTTTGTTCCGGAAGAGAATATCGTGGGATCACCCATGTTTACCTGGCTGAGTGTGCAGGGACTGTTCAAGGACAGCGGCTCTTCTTATCAGGCAGACACCAAAATCCGCTGGGACAGAATGTTCAAAGCGACCAATACCGGCGAGCTGCACAAAACCTCTTACTGGTGGGTTGCGGCTTTAATTCTTGGATTGTTTTTCGGCTGGGATTTCATTGTGAAACTCTTTAAAAAGAAAAAAGAAGAGCAGTAA
- the dapB gene encoding 4-hydroxy-tetrahydrodipicolinate reductase, producing the protein MKIALVGYGKMGHIIDEIATKRGHEIVARLSETPTAENLNNPDVVIEFSHPEAAFNNIKICLENKIPVICGTTGWLDQKPEIEKIALQNDTAFLYGSNFSLGVNLFFALNEKLANLMKDFPEYKVQLEEIHHTHKKDAPSGTAISLAEGIIKNDQRFDAWKLDETQNKELGIFAIRQDEVPGTHSVYYKSDVDEIEIKHTAFNRNGFAVGAVVAAEWIIGKTGNFTMNDVLFNK; encoded by the coding sequence ATGAAAATAGCACTTGTTGGTTACGGAAAAATGGGCCATATCATTGATGAGATTGCCACCAAAAGAGGTCACGAAATTGTAGCGAGATTAAGCGAAACTCCTACTGCCGAAAACCTGAATAATCCTGATGTGGTCATCGAATTTTCTCATCCGGAAGCCGCCTTTAATAATATTAAAATCTGCCTGGAAAATAAAATTCCTGTGATTTGCGGAACAACCGGCTGGCTCGATCAAAAACCGGAAATCGAGAAAATTGCGCTTCAGAATGATACGGCTTTTTTGTACGGATCTAATTTCTCGTTGGGTGTTAATTTGTTTTTTGCGCTGAACGAAAAACTGGCCAACCTGATGAAGGATTTTCCCGAATACAAGGTGCAGTTGGAAGAAATTCATCATACCCACAAAAAAGACGCACCTAGTGGAACTGCTATTTCCCTCGCCGAAGGAATCATTAAAAATGACCAAAGATTCGATGCCTGGAAACTCGATGAAACCCAAAACAAAGAACTGGGTATTTTTGCCATTCGTCAGGATGAAGTTCCCGGTACACACAGCGTTTACTACAAAAGCGATGTTGATGAAATCGAAATCAAGCACACTGCTTTCAACCGGAATGGTTTTGCAGTAGGAGCTGTAGTTGCCGCTGAATGGATTATCGGTAAAACGGGAAATTTCACCATGAACGATGTGCTTTTTAATAAGTAA
- a CDS encoding DUF5683 domain-containing protein, protein MQKLKVLFLVLFSMMTFAQISPKDTIRVENYPTDSVSAKQVPSEIEVLTNIEKANAPAGVMKFNPTKAGLYSAILPGLGQYYNKKYWKIPIVWGGIGTGVGITLWNQKQYNRYRDAFVAELNGQKHEFSDIPGVTKEVLGRTQDRAKRQRDYAIAITGLVYILNIVDAVVDAHLYEGRHDPDLALKPTVIFDEFGKMNSKAGLSLSYNF, encoded by the coding sequence ATGCAAAAACTTAAGGTACTATTTTTGGTTTTATTTTCAATGATGACTTTCGCACAGATCAGTCCGAAAGATACCATCCGTGTTGAAAATTATCCAACAGATTCGGTTTCTGCAAAACAGGTACCTTCTGAAATAGAGGTGCTTACCAATATTGAAAAGGCCAATGCGCCTGCGGGTGTAATGAAATTTAATCCTACCAAAGCAGGTCTGTATTCCGCAATCCTTCCGGGATTAGGGCAGTATTACAATAAGAAATACTGGAAAATTCCCATCGTTTGGGGCGGCATCGGCACCGGAGTTGGGATTACGCTTTGGAATCAAAAACAGTATAACCGTTACAGAGATGCTTTTGTCGCGGAATTAAACGGGCAAAAGCATGAATTCTCGGATATTCCCGGCGTTACCAAAGAAGTTTTGGGCAGAACCCAGGACCGGGCAAAAAGACAGCGTGATTACGCAATCGCCATTACCGGTTTGGTGTATATCCTGAATATTGTAGATGCAGTCGTAGATGCACACTTGTATGAAGGAAGACATGATCCGGATCTGGCCTTAAAACCCACCGTGATTTTTGACGAATTCGGAAAGATGAATTCTAAAGCCGGTTTGAGTTTAAGTTATAATTTTTAA
- a CDS encoding ParB/RepB/Spo0J family partition protein, which yields MKDKKRAMGRGLGAILSAESKATVNSATDEGADKFVGNIMEVFLEDIDPNTTQPRTYFDEKALNDLAQSIKTLGVIQPITLRKEGNRFEIISGERRFRASKIAGLKSVPAYIRLVNDQELLEMALVENIQREDLDAIEIALTYQRLLEEIGMTQENLSQRVGKERSTITNSIRLLRLNPDFQNAIRSGEISAGHGRAIISVEEEEKQKELFDKILKNNLSVRQTEQEAHLLKNPNEEVKKPKTQLPNHFKKVEKNLADILEVKVEIKTAANGKKGKIVLDFKNEEELEQILAHFK from the coding sequence ATGAAAGACAAGAAAAGAGCAATGGGACGTGGATTGGGTGCGATTTTGAGCGCCGAGTCGAAAGCCACGGTCAACTCCGCTACCGATGAAGGTGCAGACAAATTTGTCGGCAATATTATGGAGGTCTTTTTAGAAGATATTGATCCAAATACCACTCAGCCACGGACTTACTTTGATGAAAAGGCACTGAATGATCTGGCGCAGTCTATCAAAACTTTGGGTGTCATTCAGCCGATTACTTTAAGAAAAGAAGGCAACAGGTTTGAAATCATTTCTGGGGAAAGACGTTTCCGGGCCAGTAAAATTGCCGGTTTAAAAAGCGTTCCGGCTTATATCCGTCTGGTCAATGATCAGGAACTGCTCGAGATGGCTTTGGTTGAAAACATTCAGAGAGAAGATTTAGATGCCATCGAAATTGCGCTCACCTACCAAAGATTGCTGGAGGAAATCGGAATGACTCAGGAGAATTTAAGCCAGAGAGTGGGCAAGGAAAGAAGTACGATTACCAATTCCATCCGTTTGCTGCGTTTGAATCCTGACTTTCAGAACGCCATCCGGAGTGGTGAGATTTCTGCGGGACATGGTAGAGCGATCATCAGTGTAGAAGAGGAGGAAAAGCAAAAGGAACTTTTTGATAAGATTTTAAAAAATAACTTAAGTGTCCGCCAAACCGAGCAGGAAGCCCATTTGCTGAAAAATCCCAACGAGGAAGTTAAGAAACCGAAAACACAGCTGCCGAATCATTTCAAAAAAGTAGAGAAGAATTTAGCCGATATTCTGGAAGTTAAAGTAGAAATAAAAACCGCTGCCAACGGCAAAAAAGGAAAAATCGTTCTCGATTTCAAAAATGAAGAAGAGTTAGAACAAATTCTGGCACACTTTAAATAA
- a CDS encoding ParA family protein, with the protein MAKIIGIANQKGGVGKTTTAVNLAAALGVLEKKILIIDADPQANATSGLGIEDATFSTYHLLEHSVEVEKCIQKTASPNLDIIPSHIDLVAAEIELVDRENREYMLKKALQSIKANYDYIIIDCAPSLGLITVNALTAADSVIIPIQCEYFALEGLGKLLNTIKNVQNIHNKDLDIEGLLLTMFDSRLRLSNQVVEEVHLHFPEMVFETIISRNVRLSEAPSFGESILNYDAESKGAIQYLQLAEEVLLKNENLISN; encoded by the coding sequence ATGGCTAAAATCATAGGGATCGCTAATCAAAAAGGCGGCGTAGGTAAAACCACGACTGCGGTAAATCTCGCTGCAGCACTGGGAGTTTTGGAAAAGAAAATTCTGATTATCGATGCAGATCCTCAAGCAAATGCAACTTCAGGATTAGGGATTGAAGATGCAACTTTTTCTACCTATCACCTGTTGGAACACAGTGTAGAAGTTGAAAAATGCATTCAGAAAACAGCTTCTCCCAATTTGGATATTATTCCGTCGCATATTGATTTGGTGGCTGCTGAGATTGAGTTGGTCGACCGTGAAAACCGGGAGTATATGCTCAAAAAAGCATTACAGTCGATCAAAGCGAATTATGATTATATTATTATCGACTGCGCACCAAGTTTAGGATTGATTACGGTGAATGCCCTCACAGCGGCAGATTCGGTGATTATCCCCATTCAGTGCGAATACTTTGCGCTGGAAGGTTTGGGTAAATTACTTAATACCATAAAAAACGTTCAGAATATTCATAACAAAGATTTGGATATTGAAGGTTTGCTGCTCACCATGTTCGATTCCCGTTTAAGATTGTCCAATCAGGTAGTAGAAGAAGTTCACCTGCATTTCCCGGAAATGGTTTTTGAAACAATTATCAGCAGAAATGTCCGTTTAAGTGAAGCACCGAGTTTTGGCGAAAGCATTTTGAATTATGATGCAGAAAGTAAAGGCGCCATCCAGTATCTTCAGTTGGCTGAGGAAGTTTTACTGAAAAACGAAAATTTAATAAGTAACTAA
- a CDS encoding energy transducer TonB codes for MRNLLQNKEFQLDEILFEHRNKNYGAYVLRNEADHILTKSMLIGIGVFAMMAISPLMVNAFKSTGKIITDEIPPPYIMREVERAEKPPVPVHTSPPVQTPVNTLDSTVPTPAKNPPVEKVMPKQSDYINAVPGTQDIIGDPPVTTYTPPAVQDVPVKNPETGILKPVDNSPKTTVDVEANFMGGINVFRNKVVNQFDGSAIDGTGEVLKTTIVFIVEKDGSISEVKATGPNADFNREAIKTIKSVKGKWVPAKLNGENVRSYFKFPISMQFE; via the coding sequence ATGAGAAATTTACTCCAAAACAAAGAGTTTCAACTGGATGAAATTCTTTTCGAACACCGAAACAAGAACTATGGCGCTTATGTTTTAAGAAATGAAGCAGATCATATTTTAACAAAATCGATGTTGATCGGAATAGGCGTTTTTGCGATGATGGCGATCTCCCCTTTAATGGTCAATGCTTTTAAATCAACAGGGAAAATAATCACTGATGAAATCCCGCCACCTTATATCATGAGAGAGGTGGAAAGAGCAGAAAAACCTCCTGTACCTGTACACACAAGTCCTCCGGTTCAAACTCCGGTGAATACGTTAGATTCGACAGTTCCGACTCCGGCAAAAAATCCGCCGGTGGAGAAAGTAATGCCTAAGCAATCAGACTATATCAATGCCGTGCCGGGCACTCAGGACATTATTGGTGATCCGCCTGTCACTACTTATACACCGCCTGCAGTTCAGGATGTTCCGGTGAAAAATCCGGAAACCGGTATTCTAAAACCGGTCGATAATTCACCAAAAACAACGGTTGATGTGGAAGCCAATTTTATGGGTGGAATCAATGTCTTCAGAAATAAAGTGGTGAACCAGTTTGACGGTTCTGCGATCGACGGAACTGGTGAAGTTTTAAAAACAACCATCGTTTTCATTGTTGAAAAAGACGGTTCTATCAGCGAAGTGAAAGCTACCGGACCCAACGCGGATTTCAACCGCGAAGCAATAAAAACCATTAAATCCGTGAAAGGAAAATGGGTGCCTGCAAAGTTAAATGGCGAGAATGTGAGAAGTTATTTCAAGTTCCCAATCTCTATGCAGTTCGAATAA
- a CDS encoding adenylosuccinate synthase, with protein sequence MATYVVVGLQYGDEGKGKITDVLSAKSDYVVRFQGGDNAGHTVYAGEEKFVLHLLPSGVLQCKGKCIIANGVVVNPKAFLSEIAQIEEKGMRTDHVFISRRAHVIMPYHILLDTYREEETGGTYIGTTKKGIGPCYEDKIARVGIRMVDLLNPEVLAEKIRKNLKIKNSLFEKYFEKPTLEFEEIYNEFLELGEKLKHRIVDTEVELNQAIHDGKNILFEGAQAAMLDIDFGTYPYVTSSSPTTGGVCSGAGVPPTSLQNLIGVAKAYTTRVGEGPFPTELDNELGEKIRQIGFEFGATTGRPRRTGWLDLVSLKHATMINGINNLVITKLDVLSGISPIKIATKYKTEDGKIIDYFTSSTTKLYNYEPMYEELEGWDEDITKVRSYDELPENAKKYIKFIENYLGINVYLVSVGPERSQNIIRKELF encoded by the coding sequence ATGGCAACTTACGTTGTAGTTGGTCTTCAGTATGGCGACGAAGGCAAAGGAAAAATCACAGACGTTTTATCAGCAAAATCGGACTATGTAGTGCGTTTTCAGGGAGGAGACAATGCCGGACACACCGTATATGCGGGCGAAGAAAAATTTGTTCTGCACCTGCTTCCATCGGGAGTTTTGCAGTGCAAAGGAAAATGTATCATTGCCAACGGAGTCGTGGTCAACCCGAAAGCATTTTTGAGTGAAATCGCTCAGATCGAAGAAAAAGGCATGCGTACCGATCACGTTTTTATCAGCAGAAGAGCGCATGTGATCATGCCATATCATATTTTGCTCGATACGTACCGTGAAGAGGAAACAGGCGGAACGTACATCGGTACCACCAAAAAAGGAATCGGCCCCTGTTATGAGGATAAAATTGCAAGAGTGGGCATCCGGATGGTCGATCTTTTGAATCCTGAAGTTCTGGCGGAGAAGATCAGAAAAAATTTAAAAATTAAAAACTCGCTTTTCGAGAAATATTTTGAAAAACCAACTTTAGAATTTGAAGAAATCTATAATGAGTTTTTAGAATTGGGAGAAAAGCTGAAACACCGGATCGTTGATACCGAAGTTGAATTAAATCAGGCGATCCACGACGGAAAGAATATTCTGTTCGAAGGTGCACAGGCTGCAATGTTGGATATTGATTTCGGAACGTATCCGTACGTCACCTCTTCATCGCCAACAACGGGAGGAGTCTGTTCAGGCGCAGGAGTGCCGCCAACAAGTCTTCAGAATTTAATCGGAGTAGCAAAGGCGTATACCACAAGAGTTGGCGAAGGACCTTTCCCAACGGAACTTGATAATGAATTGGGTGAAAAAATCAGACAGATCGGTTTCGAATTTGGGGCGACCACAGGAAGACCGAGAAGAACGGGCTGGCTCGATCTGGTTTCGCTGAAACACGCCACCATGATTAATGGGATCAATAATCTGGTGATTACCAAACTGGATGTTCTTTCCGGGATTTCACCAATAAAAATTGCAACGAAGTACAAAACCGAAGACGGGAAAATCATCGATTATTTTACTTCTTCCACCACGAAGTTGTACAATTATGAACCGATGTACGAAGAACTGGAAGGTTGGGACGAAGATATTACCAAAGTCCGCAGTTACGATGAGCTGCCGGAAAATGCCAAAAAGTATATTAAATTCATTGAAAACTATTTGGGAATCAATGTTTATCTTGTTTCAGTCGGTCCTGAAAGAAGTCAGAATATTATCCGGAAAGAATTATTTTAA
- the hpt gene encoding hypoxanthine phosphoribosyltransferase — MNIVKIHDKEFVPYLKNDEIQSIIKELALKVYEDYKDEVPVFIGVLNGVIMFFSDFLKHYPGECEIAFIQMSSYSGGLQSTGIVYKKMDLTKEVEGRHIILMEDIIDTGNTIESLFEYFKNTQRPKSLRVASLLLKPDVYKKEFKIDYVAKEIPNKFVLGYGLDYDELGRNLPDLYQLSEGRINH, encoded by the coding sequence ATGAATATAGTTAAAATTCACGATAAAGAATTCGTCCCCTACTTAAAAAACGACGAAATTCAGTCCATCATTAAAGAACTTGCCCTAAAAGTATATGAAGATTACAAAGATGAAGTCCCGGTTTTTATAGGGGTTCTCAACGGAGTAATTATGTTTTTTTCTGATTTCCTGAAACATTATCCGGGAGAGTGCGAGATCGCTTTTATTCAGATGAGCTCTTATTCCGGCGGATTACAGTCGACAGGAATTGTCTATAAGAAAATGGACCTGACCAAGGAAGTAGAAGGCCGCCACATCATCCTGATGGAAGACATCATCGATACAGGAAACACCATTGAAAGCCTGTTTGAATACTTTAAAAACACCCAGCGACCGAAATCTTTAAGAGTAGCCTCTTTATTATTAAAGCCGGATGTTTACAAAAAAGAATTCAAAATCGATTATGTCGCCAAAGAAATCCCGAATAAGTTTGTCTTAGGTTACGGACTTGATTATGATGAATTAGGAAGAAATCTTCCGGATTTATACCAATTGTCTGAAGGAAGAATAAATCACTAA
- a CDS encoding adenylate kinase — MINIVLFGPPGSGKGTQAQNLIEKFNLKQISTGDLFRYNMKNNTELGELAKSYIDRGELVPDQVTIDMLTDELKKPCDAQGFIFDGFPRTATQTEALEKIVKEILNSDINICLSLIVEDKVLVERLLKRGETSGRTDDSNQEIISNRIKEYYAKTAEVAELYKQQGKYVEVNGVGAIDEISEKLFAEVEKIK; from the coding sequence ATGATAAATATCGTTCTATTCGGTCCTCCAGGAAGCGGAAAAGGTACGCAGGCGCAGAATTTGATTGAGAAATTCAATTTAAAACAAATTTCTACCGGCGACTTATTCCGCTACAATATGAAAAACAACACCGAATTGGGTGAATTGGCAAAATCATATATCGACAGAGGCGAATTGGTTCCGGACCAAGTGACCATCGATATGCTGACCGATGAATTGAAAAAACCATGTGACGCACAGGGATTTATTTTCGACGGTTTCCCAAGAACAGCCACCCAAACAGAAGCTTTGGAAAAAATTGTTAAAGAAATTCTAAACAGCGATATCAATATCTGTCTTTCTTTAATTGTAGAGGATAAAGTTTTGGTTGAACGGCTTCTGAAAAGAGGAGAAACCAGTGGAAGAACAGATGATTCCAATCAGGAAATCATCAGCAACAGAATTAAAGAATATTACGCAAAAACTGCAGAAGTTGCCGAATTGTACAAACAACAGGGAAAATATGTAGAAGTAAACGGAGTTGGAGCCATCGATGAAATCTCTGAAAAGCTTTTTGCGGAAGTAGAAAAAATAAAATAA
- the obgE gene encoding GTPase ObgE: MSNFVDYVKIHCTSGHGGAGSAHLNREKYVPKGGPDGGDGGRGGHVILRGDSHEWTLLPLRYTRHIKAERGKNGSKNQLTGAYGEDVYIDVPLGTIAKNEEGEIVAEILEHGQEIIIKHGGKGGKGNEHFKSSTNQTPRYAQPGLPGEEGYITFELKLLADVGLVGFPNAGKSTLLAAVSAAKPKIANYAFTTLTPNLGIVDYRNYKSFVMADIPGIIEGAAEGKGLGHRFLRHIERNSILLFLIPADSESHFQEFKILENELKEYNPELLDKDYIISISKADLLDDELKAEISKEFPENKQPIFFSAVTQEGLMELKDAIWKQLHG; this comes from the coding sequence ATGTCAAATTTCGTAGATTACGTAAAAATCCATTGTACAAGTGGTCATGGCGGTGCAGGATCTGCACACCTTAACCGTGAAAAATATGTTCCCAAAGGGGGTCCCGATGGTGGCGACGGTGGCCGTGGAGGTCACGTAATTTTAAGAGGAGATTCACATGAATGGACTTTGCTTCCTTTGCGTTACACGCGCCATATCAAGGCAGAACGCGGTAAAAACGGGAGCAAAAACCAGTTAACCGGCGCTTACGGTGAAGATGTTTACATCGACGTTCCGCTGGGAACCATTGCCAAAAATGAAGAGGGAGAAATCGTTGCTGAAATTTTAGAACACGGCCAGGAAATCATCATTAAACATGGTGGAAAAGGCGGTAAAGGCAATGAGCATTTTAAATCTTCCACCAATCAAACGCCAAGATATGCGCAACCCGGACTTCCCGGTGAAGAAGGATATATTACTTTTGAATTAAAACTACTTGCCGATGTAGGTCTGGTAGGTTTTCCCAATGCCGGAAAATCGACTTTACTGGCCGCCGTTTCTGCAGCTAAACCGAAAATTGCGAACTACGCTTTTACGACCTTAACGCCCAATTTAGGAATTGTAGATTACCGGAATTACAAATCATTCGTGATGGCAGATATTCCCGGCATCATCGAAGGCGCAGCAGAAGGAAAAGGGCTGGGGCACCGGTTCTTGAGACATATTGAAAGAAACTCCATTCTTCTGTTCTTAATTCCTGCCGATTCCGAAAGTCATTTTCAGGAGTTTAAAATTTTAGAAAACGAATTAAAGGAATACAATCCGGAACTTTTGGATAAAGATTATATTATTTCGATCTCTAAGGCAGATTTATTAGATGATGAACTGAAAGCGGAAATCTCGAAAGAATTCCCGGAAAACAAACAGCCTATCTTCTTTTCAGCCGTTACCCAGGAAGGTTTAATGGAGTTAAAAGATGCCATTTGGAAACAGTTACACGGATAA
- a CDS encoding DUF6438 domain-containing protein — MKYLFSLLVLTLLLNCSTNRGPAEYATIQYEAGACFGFCPIFKMTINKDRTAVFEAERFNFSRDTQSQESEGTFKGKIGQQKYDELTALLNALQLKNLKEDYGNKNVTDLPTSYLTISYQDGSFKKIQDYGKHGTPELVKLYQFFEELKTNQTWTKID; from the coding sequence ATGAAATACCTTTTCTCTTTATTAGTATTAACCCTCCTGCTCAACTGTTCCACCAACAGAGGTCCGGCGGAGTATGCAACCATTCAGTATGAGGCCGGTGCCTGTTTTGGTTTCTGCCCCATTTTTAAAATGACGATTAATAAAGACCGCACCGCAGTTTTCGAAGCAGAACGTTTTAATTTTTCACGGGATACGCAGTCTCAGGAAAGTGAAGGAACTTTTAAAGGGAAGATCGGTCAGCAGAAATACGATGAATTAACCGCTTTATTAAATGCTTTGCAACTTAAAAATTTAAAAGAGGATTACGGAAATAAAAATGTGACCGATTTACCAACCTCGTATTTAACCATCAGTTATCAGGACGGAAGCTTCAAAAAAATTCAGGATTACGGAAAACACGGAACGCCGGAACTGGTAAAACTATATCAATTTTTTGAAGAATTAAAGACGAATCAAACCTGGACAAAAATCGACTGA